The Macadamia integrifolia cultivar HAES 741 unplaced genomic scaffold, SCU_Mint_v3 scaffold22, whole genome shotgun sequence genome has a segment encoding these proteins:
- the LOC122066031 gene encoding cellulose synthase-like protein D1 yields the protein LFGQHKNPAANIHMQSEEEESDTQPLTAHPDLNLPKKFGNSTMFTDTIAVAEFQGRPLADHFSVKNGRPPGALLVPRSPLDAQTVAEAVAVISCWYEDNTEWGDRIGWIYGSVTEDVVTGYRMHNRGWRSVYCVTKRDAFRGTAPINLTDRLHQVLRWATGSVEIFFSRNNPILASPRLKFLQRVAYFNVGVYPFTSIFLVVYCFIPALSLFSGHFIVETLNVSFLLYLLAITITLSLLALLEVKWSGVSLEDWWRNEQFWVIGGSSAHLAAVLQGLLKVLAGIEISFTLTSKSAAEDEDDIYADLYVVKWTSLFIMPLTIIVVNIVAVFIASARTLYSVIPQWNKLIGGVFFSLWVLCHMYPFAKGLMGRRGRMPTIIYVWAGLVAITVSLLWITISPPDDTTTTQAGAAKVN from the exons gTTTGTTTGGTCAGCACAAGAACCCAGCCGCAAATATTCATATGCAATCGGAAGAGGAGGAATCGGATACACAGCCATTGACAGCACATCCAGACCTAAACTTGCCTAAGAAGTTTGGGAATTCTACCATGTTTACTGACACTATAGCTGTGGCTGAATTTCAAGGGCGTCCGCTTGCTGATCACTTCAGTGTGAAGAATGGTAGGCCTCCCGGTGCATTGCTTGTGCCACGTTCACCACTTGATGCACAGACTGTTGCTGAAGCTGTTGCTGTTATCTCGTGTTG GTACGAAGACAACACAGAATGGGGTGATAGAATCGGTTGGATCTATGGATCAGTGACAGAGGACGTGGTGACTGGGTACCGAATGCATAATCGTGGGTGGCGATCAGTTTACTGCGTCACAAAGCGCGATGCTTTCCGTGGAACCGCACCCATCAATCTCACTGATCGACTACACCAAGTCCTTCGGTGGGCTACAGGATCAGTGGAGATCTTCTTCTCTAGAAACAATCCCATCCTTGCTAGCCCACGTCTTAAGTTCTTACAACGTGTCGCTTACTTCAATGTCGGCGTTTATCCCTTTACCTCCATCTTCCTTGTGGTATACTGCTTTATTCCTGCACTATCCCTCTTCTCCGGACACTTCATCGTGGAAACCCTCAACGTCTCCTTTCTCTTATACCTTCTCGCTATCACTATCACACTCTCCCTGCTGGCCCTTCTTGAAGTCAAGTGGTCCGGCGTCTCTCTTGAAGATTGGTGGCGTAATGAACAGTTTTGGGTCATCGGTGGCTCAAGCGCACATCTAGCTGCTGTCTTACAAGGTCTCCTCAAGGTCCTCGCAGGAATTGAGATTTCATTCACCTTGACATCTAAATCAGCTGCAGAAGATGAAGACGACATATATGCAGACCTCTACGTTGTGAAATGGACCAGTCTCTTCATAATGCCACTCACTATAATTGTAGTTAACATCGTAGCTGTTTTTATTGCATCTGCAAGGACTCTCTACAGTGTCATTCCACAATGGAACAAGCTCATTGGTGGAGTTTTCTTTAGCTTATGGGTGTTGTGTCACATGTACCCTTTCGCAAAAGGGTTAATGGGCAGAAGAGGCAGGATGCCTACAATTATATATGTTTGGGCAGGCCTTGTGGCCATCACTGTCTCTCTGCTTTGGATTACAATTAGTCCACCGGATGATACCACAACTACTCAAGCTGGTGCTGCAAAGGTAAACTAA
- the LOC122066042 gene encoding outer envelope pore protein 16-3, chloroplastic/mitochondrial, producing the protein MDPSEMRYLEDNDTPTMKTIKGATSGLVAGTIWGTVVATWYDVPRVERNVALPGLLRTLKMMGNHGLTFAAIGGVYIGVEQFVQKYRMKRDFVNGAVGGFVAGATVLGFKGKSIKTAISAGAALAVTSSLIDFGGQTTRIDVGKEYYPYTTEKRPSTS; encoded by the exons ATGGATCCTTCAGAAATGAGATATCTCGAGGACAATGACACTCCAACGATGAAGACGATTAAGGGTGCGACTTCGGGTTTGGTAGCTGGGACTATTTGGGGAACAGTTGTTGCGACTTGGTACGATGTGCCTCGTGTTGAGAGAAATGTTGCGCTTCCTGGGCTTTTAAGGACTCTGAAGATGATGGGTAACCATGGTTTGACCTTTGCTGCAATTGGAGGGGTTTATATAGGCGTGGAGCAGTTTGTTCAGAAGTACAGGATGAAGAGAGACTTTGTTAATGGAGCTGTGGGTGGATTTGTTGCTGGAGCCACTGTTTTGGGTTTCAAAG GGAAGAGTATCAAGACAGCAATTTCTGCTGGAGCTGCCCTGGCCGTCACTTCTTCTCTCATTGATTTTGGTGGTCAAACCACAAGGATCGATGTAGGGAAGGAGTACTACCCGTACACCACCGAGAAGAGGCCCTCCACTAGTTGA